The sequence ATTAACGGTTGAACTGAACGGCTTCTCACTCTTCAGCAGCATTGGCGAGCGTAAGCTGCACTTTAGCCGCATACAGTTGGATAATGGTTCGGTATACCTTAAAAAACTGAACGATACGACCAGCAACATCGATTTTATTGTAGATTACTTTAACAAGCCCGATACTACGCACAAAAAAAGCAAACCCTGGACGCTCATCTTCGAGAAGTCCATCGTCAACAATTTTCACTTCCGCTTTAAAAATCTCACGCGCGATACAGTCATCAGCAACCGCATCAACTTCGACGACCTGGATGTTTACCATTTCGGCGTAGAGGTGCGCAATATGGACCTGGTGCACCACATGTTTAAGGGCGATGTGCGCAACCTTACTCTGCGCGAGAAAAGCGGTTTCTATGTTAAAAACCTGACGGCCCTTGCCACCGTTGATAGTAACCAGATCCTGGCCCAACACCTCTACATCGAAACGCCGCACTCCAAACTGCGCGATTATTACCGCATGCGCTTCACGCATTTTGCCGATATCAGCGATGATTTTGAGAACAAAGTGCAGGTGGATGCCGATTTTAAGCAATCGCAGATATCATCGGCAGATATCGCTTACTTTACCACATCGCTGGATAAAACTAAGTTCGATCTGGGTATCGACGGGCACGTAAAGGGATTAGTGAGCAACCTTAAGGCCAGCCACCTCACCATAACCGGCGGCCAGGCCACCTACCTGAAGGGCGATTTCGCGTTTAAGGGCCTGCCCGATTGGGACAACACCCTGCTTGAACTTAACTTCGACCAGATAGCCACCAACCGCAAAGACCTGGAATACCTGTATAACCGTTTTGGCGGTACCACCAACCGCAAGCTTCCCGCTATTATCGAAAAGTTTGGTAATGTAAACTTCAAGGGCAAGTTTACCGGTTTGCAGAATGATTTTATTGCTTATGGCGAATTTAAAACCAAGCTGGGCCGTTTCCAGTCGGATGTAAATTTGAAGATCAGCAAATCGGGCAATCCCAGCTATAGCGGCAATATAAAAGCCTATGATTTTGACCTGGGCACGCTGATAGACGAGCCCGATCTGAACCGCACCACTTTTGTAGCCGATATAAAAGGCAGCGGCGACGAGTTAAAGAACCTGGTTGAAAAAGTGAACGCTAAAATTGCTTACATCGATTATAAAAACTACCGCTATCAAAACGTGGCCATAAATGGTTCGGTGGCTAAAAAGGTATTTGATGGCACGGTTAACATCAACGATAAAAACATCAACCTATCAATAAAGGGCAATGCCGATCTTAATCCGGCCCTGCCTAACTATAATTTAACCGGCAGTATTATCGATGCGCGGCTGAATACGATACATTTATTAAAAGATACCATTACGCTGAGCGCCAATATCGATACCCACTTTAGCGGCAATGACCTGAATAACCTGACCGGGAAAATATCGCTTAACCCTATCCGTATTATTGATCCAAGGCATAATTACCTGGTCGATTCGGTAACGCTGACAGCATCGGGTACCGGCAGAGAACGCCTGATCAGCCTGCAATCGCCGATAGCTGATGGCAGCATCAAGGGGAACTATGACCTGGCTACGCTCCCGTCATACTTTAAAACCATCGTAAAAAAGTATATCCCATCTTTAAAAACCAATATCGTACCGTTTAAGTCGCAGCAGTTTGATTTTAACTTCAAGGTGAAAGATATCGACCCGCTCATCGCCCTGTTTGTACCCGACCTGAAGATCCCCGATCAGGGTACCTTTGTGGGTCAGTTCAACTCGGCCGATCAAACCGCTACGTTAAGCGGCTATGTAAAAACCATCAATTACGGTGGCATGGTGTTTCACGATCTGATCCTGGACGAAAACACCACCGATGGCTTCCTTGGCCTCAACATATCATTAAACCGGATAGACCTGAGCAAGGACCTGTTCATCAAAAACATCAACATTGTTAACTCGCTGAAAAAGGATAGCCTCAATTTCAACATCAAATTATCAGACAAGGACGCGACCAACCAGTTAGACCTTTATGGCCTGGTTGCATTTGGCAGGGATACCACCGCCAAGCTGTCGCTGCTGCCATCAGACGTGATACTGGAGCACCAGCGCTGGAAGATACAGGAACAGGTACGCATCCGCCTGCTGGACGGGAAAACGCAGGTATCCGGCTTCGAGCTTTCAAGGGGGACACAAAAGGTACGCATTAATGGGTTCGTATCCGATAATCCGGCTGATAAGTTGAAGGTGGAATTTGATAAGTTCAGCATGGCTACGCTTAACCAATTGACCAGGCCATCGGGTATAGAGCTGAAAGGATCGTTAAACGGCGATGTAATACTGAGCGGCATTACCAAAACGCCGGGTATGGAAGCGCATTTGGGTATCGATTCGATGATGATGAACGATACGCAAATTGGTAAGGTGAAGCTGGAATCGACCCTGGATAACGACCGTAAACAGGCCGATGTGAAATTGAATATCCTGAGCCGCGGACTGGAAACCATGAACATTGCCGGTGTATATAAACTGGGTAAGGACGCGGGGGACAACACGCTTGACTTTGATGTGAAGATGAACCAAACCGAGGCCATCATCTTCGATCCTTTTGTGAAGGACCTGGTGAGCAGCCTGAGCGGAACGGTATCTTCCGACCTGAAACTGACCGGCAGCCCATCCGAACCAAAGCTGAATGGCAAGATCATCCTTAACAATACCGGTTTGACAGTAAACTACCTGAAAACCGCCTACAAGCTTAACGATGAGCTGACCGTTACCAACAGCCTGATAAAAATAGATAAGCTGAGCATTAAGGATATTAAAGGTAACGAGGCCATTGCCAACGGCACGGTTGACCTGAAAAATATATCGAACCCGGATCTGAACATCAGCGTTGAGGCTAAAAACCTGATGGCGCTGAACACCACCTTTAAGGATAACCACATTTATTACGGAACGGCCTACGGCAGCGGCACCTTTACCTTTACCGGCCCTACCGATAATATGAATATCGATATTAAGGCCACCACCGGCGAAGGCACCGTGTTCAATATCCCGTTGAACACCTCATCAACCGCCAGCGATTACGATTTTATTCGCTTTGTTGGTCATCGTGATACCGCTAAACTGGCGGAGCAGGTGAACGCATTTAAAGGGGTTACGCTTAATTTGGAACTGACGGTTGACGAGAAATCGCTGGTGAAGATCACTACCGATTACGGCAAACTGGAAGGACGCGGTGTATCGAACAAATTACAGCTGAAAATAAACAGCCTGGGCGATTTTGAAATGTTTGGCGACTACCTCATTCAATCGGGTAAGTTTGAGTTTACCGCCAAGGATTTCATCAGTAAGAATTTTACTGTAGACCAGGGCGGTACCATCCGCTGGACCAGTAACCCCGGCAACGCCGATATTAACATGACGGCTGTTTACGAGGTACGTACCGATATCAACAACTTGTATAAAGCGGCCGGGCTAACATCGCCAACGGGTAGCCAGCAAAAGCTGGTTCAGGCCCAGTTAAAGCTAACCAATACGCTGCTGCAACCCCGTATACAGTTTGATTTTAGCTTCCCGACAGACCCGCAAATTAAGGATGACCTGGCCACTTACCTAACCGACGAAAGCAACCGAAACCAGCAGGCGCTTAGTTTAATTGTACGCCGCCAGTTTGCTACCGGTACCACCAATAACTTAACCAACCAGGTGGCCCAAACCGCCGAGCAGGCGTTAAGTGAGTTCGCTTTCAATAAACTTAATACGTTCATTTCGCAATCAAACATCAGGTTTGCCGATATCAACATCCGCTCTACCAGCGATGCCAGCTTTGCCTTCCGCTTCTTTAATGACAGGTTGGTGCTGAACGGCAGCTTATACAATACCAATGGCAATAATAACCTGTTTGGTGGCACATCGGGCAATTTCTTTAATACCGATATCAGCAGCTTTACCAAAGACTTTGAAGCCGACTACCTGCTGCGTAAAGACGGCCGCCTGCGGGCGCGATACTCGTACCGGGTACTTACCGGCACCACGCTGGATCTGTATAACAACCTGAGCGTGCAATATGTTAACGGCTTTGGTTTGGTTTATCAGCGCGATTTCGATACGTTCGGCGAGTTTTTCCGCAGCCTGTTCAGGCGCAGCCGCAGGGTGCCGATGCCTAAGGTTACCAATACCGACGTTGCCCCCAAAAGCGAAATGGATGACCGCGATGATGAAAAGGAAGAATAGCATATGCGAAGTGAGTGAGGTTGTCAGTCTCTTGTCGAAGACTTGCGCGATGGGCCTGCCCACAATGCTTCGACGGGCTACTCATCACATATTTCTTTCCCGACAGCAAAACGGCTTCCGGGCGAAAACGAGCAGAACATGGTGGTCTGTGTGGCGGGAGAGGGCATTAGCTTGGTGCCTGAAGCGGAGGAATCGCGGGTGCGAAGCAGCGGCATCAAGGTTCAGCCCCGTGGTTCTGCTTGTTTTGCAGGGCAAAGGCCCGTGCGGCAAAGGAAGCATTTTTGTTGTCTTGAATTTTGCTACTTTTTTTCAAGAAAACGGCGTAGCCCTCTTGAGTGCCTTTAAAAATAAAACAAACACGAAAAAAGTAGTAGGCCCCTGCGGCTATGAGCAGACGAACTTTGATACAGCACCACCGATCATCCTATGGGATTGCCATGCTATCGCTCGCAATGACAACGTTTCTAATGTCAATGCAGCCTTAAAGACCATCTTTTTTTCAACTCGGCATGACACCTTGCTCTCAAATACCTTTTACCCGTCGCCATGCTGATCTGCCCGCTAATTATGCTTACCGTATGGTGGGGGCTTGCCGTTTACCTGGTGATTAACAGCCGCAAGATAGGTTTTTTGCGTGATGTGAAGCCTGCACAGGATGAACCATCGCTGGCTATTATTGTGGCCGTGCGTAACGAGGAAGCCGACCTGGAACACGCGCTAAGCAGTGTTTGTAACATCAATTACACCAACTACAAAGTAATTGTGGTGAACGACCGCAGCACCGACCGTACCCCGCAGATCCTGGAAAAGTTAGCTGCACAATATCCGCAGATCATCACCGAAACTATAACCGAACTGCCGCCCCGCTGGCTTGGCAAAAACCACGCGCTTTACCGTGGCTACTTGCAAACCCATGCCGAATGGCTGCTGTTTACCGATGCCGATATTGTGTTTGAAAAGGATGCCATAAAAAAGGCGCTTACTTATGCAACCGCAAACCACATCCACCATTTGGCGCTGATGCCTAACGTTATTTCCCGTTCGGCTATGCTGAACAGCATTCTGCAAACCTTTGGCATTATGTTTAACCTGAAGATAAGGCCATGGGAGGCGCGCGATCCTAAATCGAAGGCGGCGGTTGGCGTTGGCGCGTTCAATATGGTACGCCGGCAGGCTTACAAGCAGGCGGGCACTCATGAGGCTATCAGGCTACGGCCGGATGATGACCTGAAGTTAGGGGCGATAGTGAAACAGGCGGGTTTTAGATCGGATGTATTATACGGCACGGGCGAAATTAGCCTGGAATGGTATACCAGCGTTGGCCAGTTTGTTAACGGGTTGATGAAGAACGTATTTTCGGTGTCGAAGTATAATTTGCCACTGGCCTTATTTAATGGTGTATCGGCTTTTGTTGGTTTTTGCCTGCCCGTGCCACTGGGTTTATTATCCGGCTCGGTGTATGGTGTGTTGATCAGCCTTGGGATATTGCTGTCGCACTGGTTTCTTTTCTGGTTTACACCGGGGCGCAAAAAATGGTGGTATTTTTTAACGCTGACGTACGCCGGAGCGGTGATGGTTTATATCATTATTAAATCGGCGCTGCTAAATGTAAAGGATAAGGGCATTTACTGGCGCGATAGTTTTTACCCGCTGGAGGAGTTGAAGAAGGGGTGAGATTCAGCCCGGTGCCTGTGAGGACACAGGCACCGGGTGGTTATCTATAGTCGAAATCTGCACAATGGCGATCACAGCCTGTAATTTTGCAGAATATACCTGTATTAATTAATTATTTTGGTGGCGCAAATTTGTCAGTACCCTCAAAAAACAAGGTTGTATTGAGAAACCGGAATTTTGAACAAACGCATCTATTTGATTATTAATCAATGTGTTACATGTTCAATTCTTGTTCAAAAAACAAGCTTTTTTGTTCATTTTTTTTCTTTGACTGAGACAAGTAGCCCCAGGATATACTTTGTACAATAAGTTATTGCCCACCCAAAATGGCGTGATCCATTTTATCTCTTTTGGTTTTTAGATAACTTTCGTTATGCGGGTTTGGGGCAATCTCAATAGGGATATTCTCCACCACTTCTAATCCATAGCCGATAAGCCCGGCGCGTTTTTTAGGGTTGTTGGTCAGCAGGCGCATTTTTGATATGCCCAGATCCCGCAATATCTGCGCACCGATGCCATAATCGCGCTGATCCATCTTAAAGCCCAGTTGGATATTAGCCTCAACGGTATCAAAGCCATTCTCCTGCAGGTGATAGGCTTTCAGTTTATTTACCAGGCCAATACCACGGCCTTCCTGGTTCATATATACAATGGCGCCCTTACCTTCTTTCTGGATCATCTCCATAGCTTTGTGCAACTGCGGGCCGCAATCGCAACGGCAAGAGCCAAAGATATCACCTGTAACGCACGAGCTGTGTACGCGTACCAATACTGGTTCGTTGGGTTCCCAACTGCCTTTAACAAGGGCTAAATGGTTTTCGCCGGTATCAATTTGGGTGTAGGCTATCATATCAAACTCGCCCCACTGGGTTGGCATTTTAACAGCCACCTCTTTGGTCACCATACTTTCGGTACGCAGGCGGTAGGCAATCAGGTCTTCTATCGAAACAATAACCAGGTCGTGCTCCTTGGCCATCTCCAGCAAGTCGGGCAGGCGGGCCATTTCGCCGTCCTCTTTCATTATCTCGCATATTACCCCGGCAGGCTCAAACCCGGCCATCACCGGCAGGTCGATAGCGGCCTCGGTATGGCCCGAACGGCGCAGCACGCCACCATCTTTGGCAATCAGCGGGAAGATATGCCCGGGGCGGCCCAGTTCGGCAGGATCAAGGTTATCATCAATTAAAGATAAAACAGTTTTAGAACGATCGGAAGCCGAGATCCCGGTAGTGCAGCCATTCCCCAACAGATCAACCGATACGGTAAAAGCCGTTTCATGCGATGAGGTATTGCGCATCACCATTGGCTCCAGCTGCAGTTTTTTGGCGCGGGCGGCGGTAATAGGCGCGCAAATTAATCCGCGGCCATACTTGGCCATAAAGTTGATGGTTTCGGGGGTAGCGTTGCGGGCGGCAGTTAAAAAGTCGCCTTCGTTTTCGCGGTCGGCATCATCAACAACAATAATGGTTTTGCCGGCCTTTATGGCAGCTATCGCTTCTTCTATAGTGTTCAGCATCTTTTATGCAGGTAAAAATTGGCTTATAATAACAGCCGTTATCCTTAATACGTGCAAAGGTACGTTAAGGTGGCTTTAATAAGCGTCTGTAGTTTGTAAAATCAAACAGGCTTCTTTTTGGTGAAATATCCCGTCATTTTTTTAATGAACTTATTGTAAGCCTCTACGTTAAACAATTCCGAATCGTTAGCGGCTTTGTAAGACAGGAACATGCCTATCGGCGTCAGCACCGCGATAGCGATCCACATGCCGATGGTGGGCGCAAGGTCGCCATCCTTCACAAATTTTTCGCCAATGGTTGATATAATGTAATAGATGAGGAAGAAAATAACGGCTACTACTACCGGTAAGCCTAATCCCCCCTTACGGATAATTGCCCCCAGCGGCGCGCCTATCAGGAACAAGGCCAGGCACGCGGCCGACAGGGTGAATTTCTTTTGATACTCTACACGGTTACGACGGCTCTCCAGTGTCAGGTCGCCAAAGCGGGTGGCGCGTTCTTTCACCCTGTCTTTAAAACTCTTAGCCTGGTTCAGCGCGTTGGCCAGTACCGATGCCTGCTTTTCGTGTGTAAGGCTGCCTAAAAAATCAGAACTGCCTTTATTAAATGGCTTATCCTTATAAAATTTATGCGATACCGAAAAATATTTAAAATATGGGCTAAGCAAAGAATAGTTACGGCTTAGGCCAAGATCTATCAGTTTGCCGGTTGAATCCTGCCAAAGGTTTAGTTGCTTCAGGTTCATCATCTGGAAAGCGCCCCTGAATTCGTTTTCATCCGTATGCCCCATCGCGAAGCCCGAAAGATCGAACTTTTGCACACGCTCGCTAAATCTGAAGCGGGTGTATCGCTGGCGGGGCAGATAACCACCTTCGCCAGGTAATTCCTGGTGCTGGATGCCGTTCTTTAACCGCAGTATCAGTGATTTGTTATCGGGCGAGCGGAACATAATACCCTCCTCGGCAAATATCACATCCATATTGGTGCTTTGTATATCGGGCTTATGATACAGCATAATGCCGCGCAGGGTTTGCCCGTCGGGATCCTTATGCTTTACGCGGATGGAATAACCGGGGAAGCTGTTGTTAAAAACATTTTCGGTGATCAGGAAAGCTGTTTTTTGCTTGCGGGCATCGTACAGCAGGTTATAATATTTGAGGTTGGCCACCGGCAGCATATACTCAGAAAAGAAAAAAGCCGATACGCTGAGCCCGCAAACGGCGATAAGCATGGGGTAAAGCGCCCGCCTTAACGATATACCGGCCGATTTGATGGCCACCAGTTCGTAATTTTCGCCCAGGCTGCCGTAGGTCATGATGGATGACAACAGCACCGACAGCGGCAACGCCATAGCCACGTTGGTAGCTGATGAGTAAACCATCAGCTCCATAATAATATACCACTCAAATCCTTTGCCTATCAGGTCGTCGATGTATTTAAATAAAAATAACATCAGCAACACAAACATCACAATGAAAAAGGTAACTATAAAAGGCCTTATGAACGATTTAAGTATTAACAGGTGGATCTTTTTCACAGCGCAAATTTAGGGAATTTAACTATTCCCGCCGGTAATAATAAAAGCCGTGTTTAACACGGCTTTCTTACTAACTTATTTGATGTTAATTTATTGTTTGACAGCGCCCTGATCAGGCCCCTAAAACGCTGATGAGGTAATCTATCTGGTTATCCCAAATCAGTTTTCGCTCGGCAATGGTATCTTCGGTAGCAAAGTCGGTAACGCCCAGGGCAACATCGTTGGTTAACTCGTCCTGCAGTATTTCCATTTCAAAGTAACAGCTGGGGTCGTCGTCTACCCACTTAAACCTTACCAGCTTATTTTCCTTCATCAGCAGCAGTTTAGCCTTCTGCTGCTCCCCATCCCATGTAAAAGTATAAACCTGATCTCTGACAGCCACATCATCCGCAAACCACTGGGTTAAGCCGTTCGGTTCGCTTAAAAACGAGTACAGTATACGCGGAGATGACTTTATTTCATACTCAATATTAAATTTTTTCTTGTCAGACATATTGGTTCAAATCAATTGGTTAGCCTTAGGCGGCTATAAAAGTTAACATTTTTTCTAAAGGAAAGTAAATTATCCTATATTTGCAAACCTTTTAAAAAAAGGCAGCTTGTTTTGGCCGGTGATAAACCAATACCGCGATAATAAACAAAACAGGCGTAAAATACGGCGGGGTAGCTCAGATGGTTAGAGCGTAGGATTCATAACCCTAAGGTCGGCAGTTCGATCCTGCTCCCCGCTACTTGAAGATGAAGCAGTTGCATGAAAATGTAGCTGCTTTTGTTTTTTCTGGTCATGTAGGGTTCTCCTATTTTTATCTTTCAATTTATTAACAGAAATTGCCCGCTGAATTACCAGCAGTTGTGGCGAAAAATAAAATTGGCCGACCTGCTGATATGAGCGAAAATACAAATGAAAAACTGTTATTATCTCCTGTTGCTACTGATCACTCTTGCATCGTGCAATAATGGCAATAGCGACGTGGGCAAAACCATCTTCAATATCAATATGGATGAAGGCCTTACCAGCATGGACCCTGCTTTTTGCCGTAATCAAAATACCATCCTTACCGATAACCAGTTGTACAATGGACTCGTGCAGATAGACGATAGCCTGGCCACCCGCCCCTGCATCGCCAAAACCTGGGAGTCGGACGAGGCAGGTTTAGTGTATACCTTTCACCTGCGTAACGATGTTTATTTTCACGACGATGCGCATTTTGCCGGAGGCAAAGGCCGCAAGGTGATAGCGCAGGATTTTGTGTACAGTTTCGGCCGGTTGATCGATCCTAAAGTGGCCTCGTCAGGCGCATGGATCTTTAACGATAAGGTGAACGGCAAGCAGGATTTTATAGCTGTTAATGATAGTACGTTTAGTATCCGCTTAAAACAACCATTCCCGCCATTGTTGAGTTTGTTAACAGCGCAATACTGCTCGGTGGTACCCAAAGAGGTAGTGGAGTTTTATGGGAAGGATTTCCGCGCGCACCCTGTTGGTACCGGTCCGTTTATGTTTAAATACTGGAAAGAGGGGGAAGTACTGGTGCTGCTGAAAAACCCGCGTTACTGGGAAAAAGATGCAAACGGAAAGCGCCTGCCTTACTTAGATGCGGTGCGATCGACCTTTATCGGCGATAAGCAAACCGCTTTTATGGAGTTTATTAAAGGCAAAGAAGATTTTTTTAACGATATAGATGGCAGCTACCGTGATGATATCCTGAGCAAATCGGGCCACATTACCAACAAGTATAAAGGGAAGTTTATGATGAATACCCGTCCTTTCCTTAACACCCTGTACATGGGCATGCTGGTAGATACTAATGTAGCTATTGTAAAGCATTCGCCGTTGCGTATAAAGAAGGTGCGGCAGGCGATCAACTATGCCATCAACCGGCAAAAAATGGTAAAATATTTGCGTAATAGCCTGGGCACGCCGGGCACTTCGGGCTTTATACCCATGGGCATGCCTGGATTTGATACTACCGCGGTAAAAGGGTATCAATACAATCCTGAAAAAGCACGCCGACTACTGGCCGAAGCGGGATTCCCTAATGGTAAAGGCTTCCCCGAAATTGTGTTGCACACCACTGTAGGTTACCGCAACCTGATAGAATATGTGCAGGGCGAACTGGCCCGTATCGGCATCAGCACTAAGGTAGAAATTGTGCAGGGCAGTAGCCTGCGCGAATTGGTGGGTAAAAACGGCGTTAACTTTTTTTACGGTACCTGGATAGCCGATTATCCCGATGCCGAGAATTATATGTCGCTGTTTTATTCAAAAAACAAGGTTCCTTTCGGTCCAAACTATACCGGTTTTCATAATAAGCAATTCGACGCGCTGTTTGAGCAGGCTTACCATGTAAAAGATAATGCCCAACGCTACGCACTTTACCGGCAGATGGATAACCTGGTGATGGAAGAATCGCCGGTGGTAGTTTTATATTATGATAAGTTGGTGAACCTGTACCAGAACAATATCAGCGGGTATAGCAACAACGCGCAAAACCTGCTGATATTGAAGCGGGTGGTAAAGCATTAATCCATCACTACAAATTTAGTTTGAAGCCCAGCCCATAGAACTTGCGGTTATCGGTAATAGTGGATGCCGTGTTTTGCATTAGGTTACGGGTATTGGCA comes from Mucilaginibacter mali and encodes:
- a CDS encoding ABC transporter substrate-binding protein, translated to MKNCYYLLLLLITLASCNNGNSDVGKTIFNINMDEGLTSMDPAFCRNQNTILTDNQLYNGLVQIDDSLATRPCIAKTWESDEAGLVYTFHLRNDVYFHDDAHFAGGKGRKVIAQDFVYSFGRLIDPKVASSGAWIFNDKVNGKQDFIAVNDSTFSIRLKQPFPPLLSLLTAQYCSVVPKEVVEFYGKDFRAHPVGTGPFMFKYWKEGEVLVLLKNPRYWEKDANGKRLPYLDAVRSTFIGDKQTAFMEFIKGKEDFFNDIDGSYRDDILSKSGHITNKYKGKFMMNTRPFLNTLYMGMLVDTNVAIVKHSPLRIKKVRQAINYAINRQKMVKYLRNSLGTPGTSGFIPMGMPGFDTTAVKGYQYNPEKARRLLAEAGFPNGKGFPEIVLHTTVGYRNLIEYVQGELARIGISTKVEIVQGSSLRELVGKNGVNFFYGTWIADYPDAENYMSLFYSKNKVPFGPNYTGFHNKQFDALFEQAYHVKDNAQRYALYRQMDNLVMEESPVVVLYYDKLVNLYQNNISGYSNNAQNLLILKRVVKH
- a CDS encoding LptF/LptG family permease: MKKIHLLILKSFIRPFIVTFFIVMFVLLMLFLFKYIDDLIGKGFEWYIIMELMVYSSATNVAMALPLSVLLSSIMTYGSLGENYELVAIKSAGISLRRALYPMLIAVCGLSVSAFFFSEYMLPVANLKYYNLLYDARKQKTAFLITENVFNNSFPGYSIRVKHKDPDGQTLRGIMLYHKPDIQSTNMDVIFAEEGIMFRSPDNKSLILRLKNGIQHQELPGEGGYLPRQRYTRFRFSERVQKFDLSGFAMGHTDENEFRGAFQMMNLKQLNLWQDSTGKLIDLGLSRNYSLLSPYFKYFSVSHKFYKDKPFNKGSSDFLGSLTHEKQASVLANALNQAKSFKDRVKERATRFGDLTLESRRNRVEYQKKFTLSAACLALFLIGAPLGAIIRKGGLGLPVVVAVIFFLIYYIISTIGEKFVKDGDLAPTIGMWIAIAVLTPIGMFLSYKAANDSELFNVEAYNKFIKKMTGYFTKKKPV
- a CDS encoding translocation/assembly module TamB domain-containing protein; the encoded protein is MISVLLLVLQYKPVQTWIAKKVADHFSQEWKTKVYIGGIYVKPFSSVVLDSMYVLDRQKDTLVHTPKLTVELNGFSLFSSIGERKLHFSRIQLDNGSVYLKKLNDTTSNIDFIVDYFNKPDTTHKKSKPWTLIFEKSIVNNFHFRFKNLTRDTVISNRINFDDLDVYHFGVEVRNMDLVHHMFKGDVRNLTLREKSGFYVKNLTALATVDSNQILAQHLYIETPHSKLRDYYRMRFTHFADISDDFENKVQVDADFKQSQISSADIAYFTTSLDKTKFDLGIDGHVKGLVSNLKASHLTITGGQATYLKGDFAFKGLPDWDNTLLELNFDQIATNRKDLEYLYNRFGGTTNRKLPAIIEKFGNVNFKGKFTGLQNDFIAYGEFKTKLGRFQSDVNLKISKSGNPSYSGNIKAYDFDLGTLIDEPDLNRTTFVADIKGSGDELKNLVEKVNAKIAYIDYKNYRYQNVAINGSVAKKVFDGTVNINDKNINLSIKGNADLNPALPNYNLTGSIIDARLNTIHLLKDTITLSANIDTHFSGNDLNNLTGKISLNPIRIIDPRHNYLVDSVTLTASGTGRERLISLQSPIADGSIKGNYDLATLPSYFKTIVKKYIPSLKTNIVPFKSQQFDFNFKVKDIDPLIALFVPDLKIPDQGTFVGQFNSADQTATLSGYVKTINYGGMVFHDLILDENTTDGFLGLNISLNRIDLSKDLFIKNINIVNSLKKDSLNFNIKLSDKDATNQLDLYGLVAFGRDTTAKLSLLPSDVILEHQRWKIQEQVRIRLLDGKTQVSGFELSRGTQKVRINGFVSDNPADKLKVEFDKFSMATLNQLTRPSGIELKGSLNGDVILSGITKTPGMEAHLGIDSMMMNDTQIGKVKLESTLDNDRKQADVKLNILSRGLETMNIAGVYKLGKDAGDNTLDFDVKMNQTEAIIFDPFVKDLVSSLSGTVSSDLKLTGSPSEPKLNGKIILNNTGLTVNYLKTAYKLNDELTVTNSLIKIDKLSIKDIKGNEAIANGTVDLKNISNPDLNISVEAKNLMALNTTFKDNHIYYGTAYGSGTFTFTGPTDNMNIDIKATTGEGTVFNIPLNTSSTASDYDFIRFVGHRDTAKLAEQVNAFKGVTLNLELTVDEKSLVKITTDYGKLEGRGVSNKLQLKINSLGDFEMFGDYLIQSGKFEFTAKDFISKNFTVDQGGTIRWTSNPGNADINMTAVYEVRTDINNLYKAAGLTSPTGSQQKLVQAQLKLTNTLLQPRIQFDFSFPTDPQIKDDLATYLTDESNRNQQALSLIVRRQFATGTTNNLTNQVAQTAEQALSEFAFNKLNTFISQSNIRFADINIRSTSDASFAFRFFNDRLVLNGSLYNTNGNNNLFGGTSGNFFNTDISSFTKDFEADYLLRKDGRLRARYSYRVLTGTTLDLYNNLSVQYVNGFGLVYQRDFDTFGEFFRSLFRRSRRVPMPKVTNTDVAPKSEMDDRDDEKEE
- a CDS encoding START-like domain-containing protein: MSDKKKFNIEYEIKSSPRILYSFLSEPNGLTQWFADDVAVRDQVYTFTWDGEQQKAKLLLMKENKLVRFKWVDDDPSCYFEMEILQDELTNDVALGVTDFATEDTIAERKLIWDNQIDYLISVLGA
- a CDS encoding glycosyltransferase, which codes for MLICPLIMLTVWWGLAVYLVINSRKIGFLRDVKPAQDEPSLAIIVAVRNEEADLEHALSSVCNINYTNYKVIVVNDRSTDRTPQILEKLAAQYPQIITETITELPPRWLGKNHALYRGYLQTHAEWLLFTDADIVFEKDAIKKALTYATANHIHHLALMPNVISRSAMLNSILQTFGIMFNLKIRPWEARDPKSKAAVGVGAFNMVRRQAYKQAGTHEAIRLRPDDDLKLGAIVKQAGFRSDVLYGTGEISLEWYTSVGQFVNGLMKNVFSVSKYNLPLALFNGVSAFVGFCLPVPLGLLSGSVYGVLISLGILLSHWFLFWFTPGRKKWWYFLTLTYAGAVMVYIIIKSALLNVKDKGIYWRDSFYPLEELKKG
- a CDS encoding bifunctional 3,4-dihydroxy-2-butanone-4-phosphate synthase/GTP cyclohydrolase II produces the protein MLNTIEEAIAAIKAGKTIIVVDDADRENEGDFLTAARNATPETINFMAKYGRGLICAPITAARAKKLQLEPMVMRNTSSHETAFTVSVDLLGNGCTTGISASDRSKTVLSLIDDNLDPAELGRPGHIFPLIAKDGGVLRRSGHTEAAIDLPVMAGFEPAGVICEIMKEDGEMARLPDLLEMAKEHDLVIVSIEDLIAYRLRTESMVTKEVAVKMPTQWGEFDMIAYTQIDTGENHLALVKGSWEPNEPVLVRVHSSCVTGDIFGSCRCDCGPQLHKAMEMIQKEGKGAIVYMNQEGRGIGLVNKLKAYHLQENGFDTVEANIQLGFKMDQRDYGIGAQILRDLGISKMRLLTNNPKKRAGLIGYGLEVVENIPIEIAPNPHNESYLKTKRDKMDHAILGGQ